Proteins from one Cyclopterus lumpus isolate fCycLum1 chromosome 11, fCycLum1.pri, whole genome shotgun sequence genomic window:
- the LOC117738746 gene encoding chromodomain-helicase-DNA-binding protein 4-like, which yields MIYRFVTKASVEERITQVAKKKMMLTHLVVRPGLGSKTGSMSKQELDDILKFGTERLFKDEFDGGLGEMMTMKHKEEDSSVIHYDEKAIDRLLDRNQDATDDTELQSMNEYLSSFKVAQYVVKDEEEEEEEVQREVIKQEESVDPDYWEKLLRHHYEQQQEDLARNLGKGKRIRKQVNYNDGSQEDRADWQDDQSDGQSDYSVASEEGDEDFDERTEANSRRPSRKGLRNDKDKPLPPLLARVGGNIEVLGFNSRQRKAFLNAVMRYGMPPQDAFTTQWLVRDLRGKSEKEFKAYVSLFMRHLCEPGADGAETFADGVPREGLSRQHVLTRIGVMSLIRKKVQEFEHVNGQWSMPWMAELEESKKAAAAAAAAQLDSPGKTPSTGTPADTQPNTPAPGDDSSSKSEEAAKEAEKSPAEVKKEGEAEKSNSKEPANASDEVIAIPDDDDDDDEEDEKSPPAEPESKKNGEEPMETDRPSNGEKEKEGEKEAESEMKSSEAGEETKSPSEAKTEGSEVKSEDPEVKGEEKKEEKMDATPPADEKKEPKEEKEPPKPEEATKLQNGDGGKESGASATSAAVATTTAVGIVGAAVGAAAVAAAAASEEKKKAAKSRFMFNIADGGFTELHSLWQNEERAATVTKKTNEIWHRRHDYWLLAGIIQHGYARWQDIQNDVKFAILNEPFKGEMNRGNFLEIKNKFLARRFKLLEQALVIEEQLRRAAYLNMSEDPSHPSMALNTRFSEVECLAESHQHLSKESMSGNKPANAVLHKVLKQLEELLSDMKADVTRLPATIARIPPVAVRLQMSERNILSRLASRGPETQTQTQQMSQQ from the exons ATGATCTACCGCTTCGTCACCAAGGcgtctgtggaggagaggatcaCTCAG GTTGccaagaagaagatgatgctGACTCACCTGGTGGTCCGACCTGGTCTCGGATCCAAGACGGGCTCCATGTCCAAACAGGAACTGGACGACATCCTCAAGTTCGGAACGGAGCGGCTCTTCAAGGACGAGTTCGACGGGGGTCTAG GTgagatgatgacgatgaagcacaaggaggaggacagcAGCGTCATCCACTATGACGAGAAGGCCATCGACCGTCTGCTGGACAGGAACCAGGACGCCACCGACGACACGGAGCTGCAGAGCATGAACGAGTACCTGAGCTCCTTCAAGGTGGCTCAGTACGTGGtcaaagacgaggaggaggag gaggaggaggtgcaacGGGAGGTCATCAAGCAGGAGGAGAGCGTGGACCCAGACTACTGGGAGAAGCTGCTGCGTCACCAttacgagcagcagcaggaggatctGGCCCGCAACCTGGGCAAAGGCAAGCGCATCCGCAAGCAGGTCAATTACAACGACGGGTCTCAAGAAGACAGAG CCGATTGGCAGGATGACCAGTCCGACGGCCAATCGGATTACTCGGTGGCGTCcgaggagggagacgaggacTTTGACGAGCGGACAGAAG CCAACTCTCGCAGGCCGAGCAGGAAGGGCCTGAGGAACGACAAGGACAAGCCGCTgccccccctgctggccaggGTGGGAGGCAACATCGAG GTGTTGGGCTTCAACTCTCGGCAGAGGAAGGCCTTCCTGAACGCAGTGATGCGTTATGGGATGCCTCCCCAGGATGCCTTCACCACCCAGTGGCTGGTCCGAGACCTGCGGGGGAAATCTGAGAAGGAGTTCAA GGCGTACGTCTCTCTCTTCATGCGTCACCTCTGTGAACCCGGAGCCGACGGGGCCGAGACCTTCGCCGACGGCGTCCCCAGAGAAGGGTTGTCGCGGCAACACGTCCTCACGCGCATCGGCGTCATGTCGCTCATTCGCAAAAAG GTGCAGGAGTTCGAGCACGTGAACGGCCAGTGGTCGATGCCCTGGATGgccgagctggaggagagcaagaAGGCGGCTGCGGCGGCTGCGGCTGCGCAGCTCGACTCGCCGGGGAAAACCCCGTCCACCGGAACCCCCGCCGACACGCAGCCCAACACACCTGCTCCAG GCGACGACTCCTCCTCAAAGAGCGAGGAAGCGGCGAAGGAGGCGGAGAAGAGTCCAGCGGAGGTGAAGAAAGAGGGCGAGGCGGAGAAGAGCAACAGCAAAGAGCCGGCGAACGCCAGCGACGAG GTGATCGCCATCccagacgacgacgacgacgacgacgaggaagaCGAGAAGAGTCCGCCGGCGGAGCCGGAGAGCAAAAAGAACGGGGAGGAGCCGATGGAGACGGACAGACCGAGCAacggggagaaggagaaggagggagagaaggaggcagagagcgAGATGAAGAGTTCGgaggcaggagaggagacaaagtcGCCGTCAGAGGCCAAGacggaggggtcagaggtcaaatctGAGGACCCCGAGGTCAAAG gagaagaaaagaaagaggaaaagatggaCGCCACGCCTCCTGCAGATGAAAAGAAAG AGccgaaggaggagaaggagcccCCGAAGCCGGAGGAGGCGACCAAACTTCAGAACGGAGACGGCGGCAAGGAGAGCGGAGCGTCGGCTACCTCCGCCGCCGTCGCCACGACGACCGCAGTCGGCATCGTGGGAGCTGCCGTCGGAGCTGCCGCTGTCGCAGCCGCAGCCGCCagcgaggagaagaagaaggcggCCAAGTCCCGATTCATGTTCAACATCGCTGACGGAGGGttcacag AGCTTCACTCTTTGTGGCAGAACGAGGAGCGCGCCGCCACCGTCACCAAGAAGACCAACGAGATCTGGCACCGCCGGCACGACTACTGGCTGCTGGCCGGCATCATACA ACACGGTTACGCTCGCTGGCAGGACATCCAGAACGACGTGAAGTTCGCCATCCTCAACGAGCCTTTCAAGGGAGAGATGAACCGAGGAAACTTCCTGGAAATCAAGAACAAGTTCCTCGCCCGGAGGTTCAAG ctgttgGAGCAGGCGCTGGTGATCGAGGAGCAGCTGCGTCGCGCCGCCTACCTCAACATGTCCGAGGATCCCTCCCACCCCTCCATGGCCCTCAACACGCGCTTCAGCGAGGTGGAGTGTCTGGCCGAGTCCCACCAGCACCTCAGCAAGGAGTCCATGTCCGGGAACAAACCGGCCAACGCCGTCCTGCACAAAG tgcTAAAGCAGCTGGAAGAGTTGCTGAGTGACATGAAGGCGGACGTCACCCGCCTCCCGGCAACCATCGCACGGATACCGCCGGTTGCCGTGCGGCTCCAGATGTCCGAGAGGAACATCTTGAGTCGGCTGGCGAGCCGAGGGCCCGAGACCCAGACACAGACGCAACAG atGTCACAGCAGTAA
- the LOC117738775 gene encoding major histocompatibility complex class I-related gene protein-like isoform X2: MTWTLCLLMMSLHGAAAGVHIVQRMYGCEWDDETGEVKGYQQYGFDGEDFLSYDHETESYIAPRQQAVITQQRWNNNKALMANKKHYFTEECPEFLKKYVNYGRSSLMRTELPSVSLLQKTPSSPVCCHATGFYPTTATLFWRKDGEELHEDVDPGEILPNHDGSFQMSVDLKLSSVPAEDWRRYECVFQLSGVKDIIVTPLEEAVIRTNREKSSDTTIITIIIIVLAVGALLAVAVGGVAYKKRTAQCPPSPDNSSELSENLNPETQ; this comes from the exons ATGACGTGGACTCTGTGTCTCCTGATGATGAGCCTTCACGGCGCGGCGGCAG gtgtccACATTGTCCAGAGGATGTACGGCTGTGAATGGGACGATGAGACtggtgaggtcaaaggttatcAACAGTATGGTTTTGATGGAGAAGACTTCCTGTCTTATGACCATGAGACAGAGTCCTACATCGCTCCCAGACAACAGGCTGTCATCACCCAACAGAGGTGGAATAACAACAAAGCTCTGATGGCAAACAAAAAGCACTACTTCACTGAGGAGTGTCCTGAGTTCCTGAAGAAGTATGTGAACTATGGGAGGAGCTCTCTGATGAGAACAG agCTTCCCTCAGTGTCTCTCCTCCAGAAGACTCCCTCCTCTCCAGTCTGCTGCCACGCTACAGGCTTCTACCCGACCACAGCCACACTGTTCTGgaggaaagatggagaggagctGCACGAGGACGTGGACCCAGGAGAGATCCTCCCCAACCACGACGGATCCTTCCAGATGAGCGTGGACCTGAAGCTCTCATCAGTCCCAGCTGAAGACTGGAGGAGGTacgagtgtgtgtttcagctgtcTGGTGTGAAGGACATCATCGTCACCCCACTGGAAGAAGCTGTGATCAGGACCAACAGAG AGAAGTCTTCtgacaccaccatcatcaccatcatcatcatcgtcctcGCTGTGGGGGCTCTTCTGGCTGTCGCTGTGGGGGGAGTGGCTTACAAaaagaggacag CCCAATGCCCTCCGAGTCCTGACAACAGCTCCGAGCTCTCTGAGAACCTGAACCCTGAGACTCAGTGA
- the LOC117738775 gene encoding major histocompatibility complex class I-related gene protein-like isoform X1, whose translation MTWTLCLLMMSLHGAAAVTHSLKYFDTASSGVPNFPEFVIVGLVDELPISHYDSKTRRAEPKQDWMRRVTEQDPQYWKRETEKSLGAQQVYKVDIETLKQRFNETGGVHIVQRMYGCEWDDETGEVKGYQQYGFDGEDFLSYDHETESYIAPRQQAVITQQRWNNNKALMANKKHYFTEECPEFLKKYVNYGRSSLMRTELPSVSLLQKTPSSPVCCHATGFYPTTATLFWRKDGEELHEDVDPGEILPNHDGSFQMSVDLKLSSVPAEDWRRYECVFQLSGVKDIIVTPLEEAVIRTNREKSSDTTIITIIIIVLAVGALLAVAVGGVAYKKRTAQCPPSPDNSSELSENLNPETQ comes from the exons ATGACGTGGACTCTGTGTCTCCTGATGATGAGCCTTCACGGCGCGGCGGCAG TGACTCACTCTCTGAAGTACTTTGACACTGCGTCCTCTGGAGTCCCAAACTTCCCAGAGTTTGTGATTGTTGGGCTGGTTGATGAACTTCCAATAAGTCACTATGACAGTAAGACCAGGAGAGCAGAACCCAAACAGGACTGGATGAGGAGAGTCACAGAACAGGATCCTCAGTACTggaagagagagactgagaagTCTTTGGGCGCCCAGCAGGTCTACAAAGTCGACATTGAAACTCTAAAGCAGCGCTTCAATGAAACTGGAG gtgtccACATTGTCCAGAGGATGTACGGCTGTGAATGGGACGATGAGACtggtgaggtcaaaggttatcAACAGTATGGTTTTGATGGAGAAGACTTCCTGTCTTATGACCATGAGACAGAGTCCTACATCGCTCCCAGACAACAGGCTGTCATCACCCAACAGAGGTGGAATAACAACAAAGCTCTGATGGCAAACAAAAAGCACTACTTCACTGAGGAGTGTCCTGAGTTCCTGAAGAAGTATGTGAACTATGGGAGGAGCTCTCTGATGAGAACAG agCTTCCCTCAGTGTCTCTCCTCCAGAAGACTCCCTCCTCTCCAGTCTGCTGCCACGCTACAGGCTTCTACCCGACCACAGCCACACTGTTCTGgaggaaagatggagaggagctGCACGAGGACGTGGACCCAGGAGAGATCCTCCCCAACCACGACGGATCCTTCCAGATGAGCGTGGACCTGAAGCTCTCATCAGTCCCAGCTGAAGACTGGAGGAGGTacgagtgtgtgtttcagctgtcTGGTGTGAAGGACATCATCGTCACCCCACTGGAAGAAGCTGTGATCAGGACCAACAGAG AGAAGTCTTCtgacaccaccatcatcaccatcatcatcatcgtcctcGCTGTGGGGGCTCTTCTGGCTGTCGCTGTGGGGGGAGTGGCTTACAAaaagaggacag CCCAATGCCCTCCGAGTCCTGACAACAGCTCCGAGCTCTCTGAGAACCTGAACCCTGAGACTCAGTGA